A single window of Silurus meridionalis isolate SWU-2019-XX chromosome 11, ASM1480568v1, whole genome shotgun sequence DNA harbors:
- the phax gene encoding phosphorylated adapter RNA export protein, giving the protein MSLLEEQGGKEEGQGGGETHMASFLLNFRRTSGLAKKMAGHHNIDTMENLEDGEISGSDSESEMHSNTWLQMPSAGAFSTRHFQSRDCSQTAPYSTSYRSSIATDSSDSDSEEEAALWRRKRQKCNNVPPPAPPTAPTAAGPPGRKVNNIWGSVVQEQSQEAVAAELGIMGMEGGVTMDSRQCETYNYLLARKLMKKEKEDEEQGVESMLEGQLEEYMQHGGQDEKSDVYLKRKRPVKQRLGPKSEMDIKGRYEITEDDPEDKVIDEIAHRLMEPKRELIERVVKVIGTKKAIELLSETATIEQSGGLYTMDRSRRRTPGGVYLNLLKNTPSISLDQVKEIFFEENQKEYTSKKANKKAAKQRQKYLTAKKMKQAINTLNLQEHDDVSRETFASDTNEALESLEDGGEDQPEPAMGTEDTPVVYNPIDLEVF; this is encoded by the exons atgagtttattagaggaacaaggaggaaaagaggaaggccaaggaggag GAGAGACGCACATGGCGTCGTTTCTCCTCAACTTCCGTAGAACTTCCGGGTTAGCAAAGAAAATGGCGGGCCATCACAACATAGACACAATGGAGAATCTTGAAGATGGAGAAATTAGCGGCTCTGATTCCGAGTCCGAAATGCATTCAAATACCTGGCTGCAg ATGCCTTCTGCAGGAGCTTTTTCAACCCGGCACTTCCAGAGCAGAGATTGCTCACAGACTGCTCCATATAGCACCAGCTACCGCAGCTCTATTGCAACCGACTCCAGCGACAGCGACTCGGAGGAAGAGGCTGCTTTGTGGAGGCGAAAGCGTCAGAAATGCAACAACGTTCCTCCGCCTGCACCCCCCACAGCTCCCACTGCTGCAGGACCTCCAGGACGTAAAGTGAACAACATCTGGGGCTCTGTGGTGCAGGAGCAAAGCCAGGAGGCCGTCGCAGCTGAACTCGGCATCATGGGAATGGAGGGGGGAGTCACTATGGATAGTCGCCAGTGTGAGACCTACAACTACTTGCTGGCACGTAAGTTgatgaaaaaggagaaagaggatgAAGAGCAGGGTGTGGAGAGCATGCTGGAAGGGCAGCTAGAGGAATACATGCAACACGGTGGACAGGACGAGAAGAGCGACGTCTATCTGAAGAGGAAGCGACCAGTCAAGCAACGGCTTGGTCCTAAATCGGAGATGGACATTAAAGGGAGATACGAGATCACTGAGGATGACCCTGAAGATAAAGTGATTGATGAAATAGCACATAG GTTAATGGAGCCTAAGAGGGAATTAATTGAGCGTGTCGTGAAGGTGATTGGCACAAAGAAAGCGATCGAGCTTCTGTCCGAAACGGCAACGATTGAACAAAGTGGGGGTCTTTACACGATG GATCGCAGTAGAAGACGGACACCTGGAGGGGTTTATCTGAACTTGCTAAAAAACACCCCCAGTATTTCTCTTGATCAGGTCAAG GAAATATTTTTTGAGGAGAACCAGAAAGAGTATACCAGCAAGAAGGCAAACAAGAAGGCAGCCAAGCAGCGGCAAAAATACTTAACAGCCAAGAAAATGAAGCAGGCGATCAACACTTTGAACCTGCAGGAGCACGATGACGTTTCTCGAGAAACATTTGCCAGTGACACCAACGAGGCTTTGGAGTCACTGGAGGATGGGGGTGAGGACCAGCCTGAACCTGCAATGGGCACAGAGGACACTCCGGTAGTGTACAACCCAATTGACCTGGAGGTCTTCtga
- the LOC124393794 gene encoding la-related protein 6-like, whose translation MDSISNKKNFSVSNENDEDLALGDWIPPDAELIQKMVSQIEYYLSDEHLVKDAFLLKHVRRNKLGYVNIKLLTSFKKMKQFTRDWRVTAHALRHSLTLEVNEQGNKVRRMESVPESILFQVPSRLLLVCNVTESNLTKDMPNGMSLSHKSTLETAIAILEPFGTITMVRVNQPGRDLPPELQKYSYRYPELFTKESVLVEYEDLEGAGRAYHQLSQSEGNMRVLLVGKASKKKAVDVGSEDRSNGKGISILNQRMLQLQTCGEDSSACSSSESEFASSSPSSIPRFFSGRGGCSPLSSPRSRPRCVHAAMPGPRISPLLASEVWGSPDPSPNLLEKRKMFTNQNKHTHTRALNGDAVPTGVLRLPYGPDGSKGFHAIIVRKNPHCSFKV comes from the exons ATGGACAGCATTAGCAATAAAAA AAATTTCTCTGTCTCAAATGAAAATGATGAAGATTTAGCGCTTGGTGACTGGATACCTCCGGATGCTGAGCTGATACAAAAGATGGTCTCTCAGATTGAATATTACCTCTCTGATGAGCATTTGGTGAAGGATGCTTTCCTTTTAAAGCATGTCAGAAGAAATAAGCTGGGTTATGTCAATATCAAGTTGCTGACTTCTTTTAAAAAG ATGAAACAGTTCACCAGAGACTGGCGAGTCACAGCCCATGCTCTCCGGCATTCTTTAACACTAGAGGTAAATGAACAGGGAAATAAAGTGCGTAGAATGGAGTCAGTCCCAGAGTCCATCCTCTTTCAGGTACCGAGCAGACTCCTTTTGGTCTGCAATGTCACAGAATCAAATTTGACAAAGGACATGCCAAATGGCATGTCACTATCTCACAAAAGCACCTTGGAGACTGCAATTGCAATTCTAGAGCCATTTGGCACCATCACCATGGTTCGGGTCAACCAACCTGGCAGAGATCTTCCACCAGAGCTTCAGAAATACAGCTACAGATACCCAGAGTTGTTCACAAAggaaagtgtgcttgtggaataTGAAGATCTAGAAGGAGCTGGACGTGCTTACCACCAACTCTCACAGTCAGAAGGTAACATGAGAGTACTCCTGGTGGGGAAAGCTTCCAAGAAGAAAGCTGTGGATGTGGGTTCGGAGGACAGAAGTAATGGAAAAGGGATTTCAATCCTAAACCAACGCATGCTACAGCTTCAGACTTGTGGTGAAGACTCCTCAGCATGCAGCTCCTCAGAATCTGAGTTCGCCTCCTCATCACCCTCAAGCATCCCTCGCTTTTTCTCTGGCAGGGGAGGTTGCAGCCCCTTAAGTAGTCCACGTTCCAGGCCCAGATGTGTCCATGCAGCCATGCCAGGCCCTCGCATTTCACCCCTCTTAGCTTCAGAGGTCTGGGGCAGTCCAGACCCGAGTCCAAATTTGCTAGAGAAGCGCAAGATGTTTACcaaccaaaacaaacacactcacacaaggGCTCTGAATGGAGATGCTGTGCCAACTGGAGTCCTCCGTCTGCCTTATGGTCCTGATGGAAGTAAAGGTTTTCATGCAATCATAGTTAGGAAAAACCCTCATTGTTCATTCAAAGTCTAA
- the aldh7a1 gene encoding alpha-aminoadipic semialdehyde dehydrogenase, with amino-acid sequence MQRTLAFAAFRQFVLRRKLCSLKIRQTASMSSLLINQPKYSWLKELGLGEENDGVYNGTWGGKGEVVTSYCPANNEPIARVRQATVAEYEETVKKAREAWKVWADIPAPKRGEIVRQIGDALRKKIKVLGSLVSLEMGKIYVEGVGEVQEYVDVCDYAVGLSRMIGGPVLPSERPGHALIEQWNPVGLVGIITAFNFPVAVYGWNNAIALICGNVCLWKGAPTTPLTSVAVTKIVAEVLEQNNLPGAICSMTCGGADIGTALAKDERVDLVSFTGSTHVGKQVALMVQERFGRQLLELGGNNAIIVFEDADLNLVVPSALFASVGTAGQRCTTTRRLMLHESVHDEVVGRLSKAYKQVRIGDPWDPSTLYGPLHTKQAVDQYLAAIEQAKQQGGTLVCGGKVMDRPGNYVEPTIITGLPHDAPIVQTETFVPILYVIKFKTEEEAFAWNNEVKQGLSSSIFTKDMGRVFRWLGPKGSDCGIVNVNIPTSGAEIGGAFGGEKHTGGGRESGSDSWKQYMRRSTCTINYSKELPLAQGIKFE; translated from the exons ATGCAGCGCACGCTGGCCTTTGCTGCTTTCCGTCAATTTGTGCTTCGAAGGAAACTTTGCTCCCTGAAGATAAGACAGACTGCATCCATGTCTTCGCTTCTAATCAATCAGCCGAAGTATTCTTGGCTAAAAGAACTAGGCCTGGGCGAGGAGAACGATGGTGTTTATAACGGGACGTGGGGAGGTAAAGGAGAG GTGGTCACTTCATACTGTCCTGCCAACAATGAGCCCATCGCCAGAGTCCGCCAG GCTACAGTGGCCGAATATGAGGAGACAGTAAAGAAGGCCCGAGAGGCGTGGAAAGTTTGGGCAGAT ATCCCTGCTCCAAAAAGAGGGGAGATTGTAAGACAGATTGGAGATGCCCTCAGAAAGAAGATCAAAGTTCTTGGCAGCTTG GTGTCTCTGGAGATGGGGAAGATCTACGTGGAGGGGGTCGGTGAGGTGCAGGAGTATGTCGACGTGTGCGACTATGCAGTCGGACTCTCCCGTATGATTGGTGGTCCAGTTCTGCCCTCTGAAA GACCAGGCCATGCCCTGATCGAGCAGTGGAACCCTGTTGGTTTAGTGGGCATCATCACAGCTTTTAACTTTCCTGTTGCGGTGTACGGTTGGAACAATGCTATTGCTTTGATCTGTGGGAACGTCTGCCTCTG GAAAGGAGCTCCAACCACACCTCTGACCAGTGTAGCAGTAACTAA AATTGTAGCTGAGGTGTTGGAACAGAATAACCTTCCTGGTGCTATCTGCTCAATGACATGTGGTGGTGCTGACATTGG CACGGCCCTCGCTAAAGACGAGCGGGTCGACCTCGTGTCTTTCACTGGCAGCACTCATGTTGGCAAACAGGTGGCTCTGATGGTGCAGGAGAGGTTTG GTCGACAATTGCTAGAGCTCGGAGGGAATAATGCCATCATTG TGTTTGAGGATGCTGACCTCAACCTGGTAGTGCCTTCAGCCCTGTTTGCATCTGTGGGAACTGCAGGTCAGCGCTGTACCACTACTAGGAGACTG ATGCTTCATGAGAGTGTTCATGATGAGGTTGTTGGGAGGTTAAGCAAAGCCTACAAGCAAGTTCGCATCGGTGACCCCTGGGACC CGAGCACTCTGTATGGCCCCCTGCACACCAAGCAGGCTGTGGACCAGTACCTGGCAGCCATAGAGCAGGCCAAGCAGCAGGGTGGCACTCTGGTTTGTGGCGGAAAG GTCATGGATCGCCCTGGTAACTATGTGGAGCCTACGATCATTACCGGTCTGCCACATGACGCCCCTATCGTTCAGACCGAGACCTTTGTGCCCATTCTCTATGTGATCAAATTCAag ACGGAAGAGGAGGCATTTGCCTGGAATAATGAAGTTAAGCAGGGTCTCTCTAGCAGCATCTTTACGAAAGACATGGGAAGAGTTTTCCGTTGGCTAGG ACCTAAAGGCTCAGACTGTGGCATTGTGAATGTCAACATTCCAACTAGTGGCGCTGAAATTGGAGGGGCCTTCG GAGGAGAAAAGCACACTGGAGGTGGACGTGAGTCAGGCAGCGACTCCTGGAAGCAGTATATGAGGAGGTCCACATG CACCATCAACTACAGCAAGGAACTCCCGTTGGCACAAGGAATCAAGTTTGAGTGA